One window from the genome of Acidihalobacter ferrooxydans encodes:
- the pstA gene encoding phosphate ABC transporter permease PstA produces the protein MSNPKYLRRRVINLFNMAVAIALTGLALFFLGWILYVLVVRGIGYINPALFLQSTPGAGIPGGGLGNAFVGSLIMSGLGIALATPIGILAATYLAEFGQRSRIATVVRFINDVLLSAPSIVIGVFVYGVVVEPSGHFSAWAGAIALAIIALPVTVRTTDTMLQLIPDQMREAAIALGTPRWKVTVWIVYRSSLAGIVTGVLLAFARIVGEAAPLLFTSLGNQFFTGDPNQPMAAVPQVLFNFAMGPYENWHQIAWAGALVSTLFVLVLMIVARLLSASSKR, from the coding sequence ATGAGCAACCCCAAATATCTGCGCCGGCGCGTGATCAATCTGTTCAATATGGCAGTGGCCATCGCGCTGACCGGGCTGGCTTTGTTCTTCCTTGGCTGGATCCTGTATGTGCTCGTCGTCCGTGGCATCGGCTACATCAATCCGGCGCTGTTCCTGCAAAGCACGCCGGGCGCCGGCATCCCCGGCGGCGGGCTCGGCAACGCTTTCGTCGGCAGCCTGATCATGAGCGGTCTAGGGATTGCGCTGGCCACGCCGATCGGTATTCTCGCCGCCACGTATCTGGCCGAGTTCGGCCAGCGCAGCCGCATTGCCACCGTCGTGCGTTTCATCAACGACGTGCTGCTGTCGGCGCCGTCCATCGTCATTGGCGTATTCGTATATGGTGTCGTCGTTGAGCCGAGCGGGCACTTTTCCGCCTGGGCCGGCGCCATTGCCCTGGCCATCATCGCCTTGCCGGTGACCGTACGCACCACCGACACCATGCTGCAACTGATCCCGGACCAGATGCGCGAGGCGGCCATCGCGCTGGGCACGCCGCGCTGGAAGGTCACGGTGTGGATCGTCTATCGCTCCAGTCTGGCCGGTATCGTCACCGGCGTGCTGCTCGCCTTCGCGCGCATCGTCGGCGAGGCCGCGCCCCTGCTGTTCACCTCGCTGGGCAATCAATTCTTCACCGGCGACCCGAATCAGCCGATGGCCGCGGTGCCACAGGTGCTGTTCAACTTCGCCATGGGACCGTACGAGAACTGGCATCAGATCGCCTGGGCCGGCGCGCTGGTCAGCACGCTGTTCGTGCTTGTGCTGATGATCGTGGCGCGCCTGCTTTCCGCCAGCAGCAAGCGTTGA
- the pstC gene encoding phosphate ABC transporter permease subunit PstC, translating to MFRFRWAVGGIAVLLPLSLLVIAGFLLQYSWPAIQFNGLGFLLNNDWNLGRMYGNPVTVRGELVLPGASYGVLFLIGGTLLSSLIAIALALPLGVLSAVFLSAGLRGVARAAASFLVELLAAVPSVVYGLWGYVVLIPFLGHHLYPLLADTLGRIFPAFAEPTGSGYGLFTAGILLSFMIVPLIAATLRDALDATDSALRESGVALGASRIEVMRHILLPGQRTVIAGASILALGRALGETMAVLMVSGNALNILPKNIYDPVSTMAAFIVSQLDSAMQDPTGMAVRSLAEVALLLMAISVLVNGAAQTLLWLSGRRA from the coding sequence ATGTTTCGTTTCCGTTGGGCCGTTGGCGGCATCGCCGTACTGCTGCCTTTGTCACTGCTCGTCATCGCCGGGTTTCTGCTGCAATACTCCTGGCCCGCAATTCAATTCAACGGCCTGGGATTTTTGCTGAACAACGACTGGAACCTTGGCCGCATGTACGGCAATCCGGTCACGGTGCGCGGCGAACTCGTGCTGCCAGGCGCCAGCTACGGCGTGCTGTTCCTGATTGGCGGTACGCTGCTGTCTTCGCTCATTGCCATCGCCCTGGCCCTGCCGCTGGGGGTGCTGTCCGCCGTGTTTCTCAGCGCCGGCCTGCGCGGCGTGGCGCGCGCCGCCGCGTCTTTCCTGGTCGAACTGCTCGCCGCCGTGCCCAGCGTGGTCTACGGCCTGTGGGGCTACGTGGTGCTGATTCCCTTTCTCGGTCATCATCTATATCCCCTGCTGGCCGACACGCTGGGTCGGATCTTCCCGGCCTTCGCCGAGCCGACCGGTAGCGGCTACGGTCTGTTTACCGCCGGCATCCTGCTCAGCTTCATGATCGTGCCCCTGATCGCCGCCACCCTGCGCGATGCGCTGGACGCCACCGACAGCGCCCTGCGCGAATCGGGCGTAGCGCTTGGCGCCTCGCGCATCGAGGTGATGCGCCACATCCTGCTGCCCGGCCAGCGCACGGTGATCGCCGGCGCCAGCATCCTCGCACTGGGCCGCGCGCTGGGCGAGACCATGGCCGTGCTGATGGTCAGCGGCAACGCGCTGAACATTCTTCCAAAAAACATTTACGACCCGGTGTCCACCATGGCCGCGTTCATCGTCTCGCAGCTCGACAGCGCCATGCAGGACCCGACCGGCATGGCGGTGCGCAGTCTGGCCGAAGTCGCGCTGCTGTTAATGGCGATTTCAGTGCTGGTCAACGGTGCGGCGCAGACCCTGCTGTGGCTTTCCGGGAGGCGGGCATGA
- the pstS gene encoding phosphate ABC transporter substrate-binding protein PstS translates to MFINTGKRVALRRTLITATASVALLGAGAAMASVNVLETGSSLLYPLFNLWQPVYTKANPEVHLSTASTGSGTGQAQSMQGLVQIGASDAYLSDAQMKMHPSMLNIPLAISSQMVNYNVPGLNGKHLKLSGPVLAEIYSGKITRWNAPAIEKLNPGVSLPDHAIVTVHRSDGSGDTFIFTQYLSKSTPWWMNKYGYGTTISWAPVQGNIGAVGNPGMVDALKNNTYSIAYVGISYKAQIEKDHIGEAMLENRSGNFVLPTVKTIKAAAAAMVPKTPADQRISLIFAPGKYSYPIINYEYALIDSHQPSKKMAVTLRRFLTWAISPAGGNALHFMKKVNFVPLPPSAALQSGTQVAQISH, encoded by the coding sequence ATGTTCATCAACACAGGCAAACGTGTCGCCCTGCGCCGCACCCTGATCACTGCCACCGCCAGCGTCGCCTTACTCGGCGCGGGCGCAGCGATGGCCTCCGTTAACGTGCTCGAAACCGGCTCCAGCCTGCTGTATCCGCTGTTCAATCTGTGGCAGCCGGTATACACCAAGGCCAATCCCGAGGTGCATCTGAGCACGGCCAGCACCGGCAGCGGCACCGGCCAGGCGCAGTCCATGCAGGGCCTGGTGCAGATCGGCGCTTCCGACGCTTACCTGAGCGACGCGCAGATGAAAATGCACCCAAGCATGCTGAACATCCCGTTGGCGATCTCCAGCCAGATGGTGAACTACAACGTGCCCGGCCTCAACGGCAAACACCTGAAGCTGAGCGGCCCGGTGCTGGCTGAAATTTATAGCGGCAAGATCACCCGCTGGAACGCCCCGGCCATCGAAAAGCTCAACCCCGGCGTTTCCTTGCCCGACCATGCCATCGTCACCGTGCACCGCAGCGACGGCTCCGGCGACACCTTCATCTTCACCCAGTACCTGAGCAAGTCCACCCCGTGGTGGATGAACAAGTACGGTTACGGCACCACCATCAGCTGGGCGCCGGTACAAGGCAACATCGGCGCGGTGGGCAACCCCGGCATGGTGGATGCACTCAAAAACAACACCTATTCCATCGCCTACGTCGGCATCAGCTACAAGGCGCAGATCGAGAAAGACCATATCGGCGAGGCCATGCTGGAGAATCGCAGCGGCAATTTCGTGCTGCCGACGGTGAAGACGATCAAGGCCGCCGCCGCCGCGATGGTGCCGAAAACGCCGGCCGACCAGCGCATCAGTCTGATTTTCGCGCCCGGCAAATACAGCTACCCGATCATCAACTATGAATACGCACTGATCGACAGCCATCAGCCGTCCAAGAAAATGGCCGTCACTCTGCGGCGCTTTCTGACCTGGGCCATCTCGCCGGCTGGCGGCAATGCGCTGCATTTCATGAAAAAGGTCAACTTCGTGCCACTGCCGCCCAGCGCGGCACTGCAGTCGGGTACGCAAGTGGCTCAAATCAGTCACTAA
- the pstS gene encoding phosphate ABC transporter substrate-binding protein PstS yields MHFSRLTKFATGASLAFMLGSVAHAASVKQITGAGSSFAYPLYSAWADQYAKQTGVQLNYQSIGSGGGIRAIKSRTVDFGATDAPLKEKDLKKHSLVQFPTAMGGVIPTINVPGVKPGQMVLSGPVLADIFMGKITQWNAPAIKQLNPGLNLPNMRITVVHRSDGSGTTFIFTNYLAKVSPAWKKEVGFGKAVNWPSSGNVGGKGNEGVAAYVNRIRGSIGYNEYAYVTQNHMNYADMINRAGQRVAPTAANFASAAANADWKHAPGYYLMLTDQPGAKSWPITGATFLLVPAKPAQPERTKAVLKFFDWGYTQGRSIAEKLDYIPMPESVVKMIEATWHQDIHPTIWK; encoded by the coding sequence ATGCATTTTTCCAGATTGACCAAATTCGCAACCGGCGCCAGCCTGGCCTTCATGTTGGGCTCTGTCGCCCACGCTGCCTCGGTGAAACAGATCACCGGCGCCGGTTCGTCATTCGCCTATCCGCTGTATTCGGCCTGGGCGGATCAGTACGCCAAGCAGACCGGCGTGCAACTCAACTACCAGTCCATCGGTTCGGGCGGCGGCATTCGCGCCATCAAGTCGCGCACCGTGGATTTCGGCGCCACCGACGCGCCCTTGAAGGAAAAAGACCTGAAAAAACATTCGCTCGTGCAGTTTCCAACGGCCATGGGCGGCGTCATCCCGACGATCAACGTGCCCGGCGTCAAGCCCGGTCAGATGGTGCTTTCCGGCCCCGTGCTGGCGGACATCTTCATGGGCAAGATCACCCAATGGAACGCGCCGGCTATCAAACAGCTCAATCCCGGCCTGAACCTGCCGAATATGCGTATCACCGTGGTGCATCGTTCCGACGGCTCCGGCACCACGTTCATCTTCACCAACTATCTGGCCAAGGTCAGCCCGGCGTGGAAGAAAGAGGTCGGTTTCGGCAAGGCGGTCAACTGGCCTTCCAGCGGTAATGTCGGCGGCAAGGGTAACGAAGGCGTTGCGGCTTACGTTAATCGCATCCGTGGTTCGATCGGTTACAACGAATACGCCTACGTGACCCAGAATCACATGAACTATGCCGACATGATCAATCGCGCCGGCCAGCGCGTGGCGCCGACCGCAGCCAACTTCGCATCTGCTGCCGCCAACGCCGACTGGAAACACGCGCCCGGCTATTACCTGATGCTGACCGATCAGCCCGGCGCCAAGAGTTGGCCGATCACCGGTGCGACTTTCCTGCTGGTGCCTGCCAAGCCGGCTCAGCCCGAGCGCACCAAGGCGGTGTTGAAATTCTTCGACTGGGGTTACACCCAGGGCCGCTCGATCGCCGAGAAGCTGGATTACATTCCCATGCCCGAGAGCGTGGTCAAGATGATCGAGGCCACCTGGCATCAGGATATCCATCCCACGATCTGGAAGTGA
- the pstC gene encoding phosphate ABC transporter permease subunit PstC, with protein sequence MSANSLFASAAALRARRLAQGRRMDRLFRLATVLFAWGVLLVLGAIIVVLLVQAWPAFSRFGFGFFTSTAWNPVTENYGAASSILGTLVTAFIAIALAVPISFGIALFLTELSPRWLRRPIGIAVELLAGIPSIIYGIWGLFIFAPWFADNVQWRISDTLGNLPAIGPLFQGPPIGLGWLVAGLVLTIMIIPFIAAVMRDVFDVVPTTLKESAYAMGSTRWEVMRHIVLPYTSVGVIGGIMLGLGRALGETMAVTFVVGNAHDIHASLFMPGNTIASTIANEFTEATTVPHRSALIALGLILFIITFVVLALAKFLLLQVERGQGQKA encoded by the coding sequence ATGAGTGCAAACAGTCTATTCGCCAGCGCAGCAGCGCTGCGCGCCAGGCGCCTGGCCCAGGGGCGCCGCATGGATCGCCTGTTCCGGCTGGCCACCGTGCTGTTCGCCTGGGGCGTGCTGCTGGTGCTCGGCGCCATCATCGTCGTGTTGCTGGTGCAGGCCTGGCCGGCCTTCAGCCGCTTCGGCTTCGGTTTTTTCACCTCCACAGCGTGGAATCCGGTCACCGAAAACTATGGCGCGGCCTCGTCCATTCTGGGCACGCTGGTCACCGCTTTTATTGCCATCGCCCTGGCCGTGCCGATCAGTTTCGGCATCGCGCTGTTTCTCACCGAGCTCTCGCCGCGCTGGCTGCGTCGGCCGATCGGCATCGCGGTGGAACTGCTCGCCGGTATTCCATCGATTATTTATGGTATCTGGGGTTTGTTCATCTTCGCGCCCTGGTTTGCCGACAATGTGCAATGGCGCATCAGCGACACGCTCGGCAATCTGCCCGCGATCGGCCCGTTATTCCAGGGGCCGCCGATCGGGCTGGGCTGGCTGGTGGCGGGCCTGGTGCTGACCATCATGATCATCCCGTTCATCGCCGCGGTCATGCGCGACGTGTTCGATGTGGTGCCGACCACGCTCAAGGAATCCGCCTACGCCATGGGCTCGACCCGCTGGGAAGTGATGCGCCACATCGTGCTGCCCTACACCAGCGTCGGCGTGATCGGCGGCATCATGCTCGGCCTGGGGCGCGCGCTGGGCGAGACCATGGCGGTCACCTTCGTGGTCGGTAACGCGCATGACATCCACGCCTCGCTGTTCATGCCGGGCAACACCATCGCTTCCACCATCGCCAACGAGTTCACCGAGGCCACCACGGTGCCGCATCGCTCGGCGCTGATCGCGCTGGGACTGATCCTGTTCATCATCACTTTCGTCGTGCTGGCGCTGGCGAAATTCCTGTTGCTGCAGGTCGAGCGCGGTCAGGGGCAAAAAGCATGA